From Drosophila yakuba strain Tai18E2 chromosome 2L, Prin_Dyak_Tai18E2_2.1, whole genome shotgun sequence, one genomic window encodes:
- the LOC6526857 gene encoding uncharacterized protein LOC6526857 — MEKPFPYYSLNSNQPLNEDFHLEDEMLQNSKRNYTFSTDPDSNIAYQRYMQILIRVQNSLHRRFLPSRTLNIPASRSRISGGGFCKKSKKSEKVKKNSNKQCVDQPSCEAANPSKQTDCTTYDETSCPCNKSVSDKSPKSHCSSMPEPNESPCCVGHENKRRSCVSFQEPMATDIPIYDPHFRDCPCMEPDESCPPANNPCRGQDPHKDIPKTCPGEPPKVPVPKKKTESSRNHAGSRLCMRPIIVVPTGGSTKPLKKHQPKNSQVVSADHSKSQSAAHSHSYKSSSKHQGKSQLPEKSYSSKDSSANCCQPSVEIEETCSILSDTPSIEEFSQCQCTDPFCCFYLPEEPHCSTNPPACTNCPAICDLSKQLEEMNRRLEGLQSQELCDIRSQVNILNANVQSLANECIQKRDCANKLVTKASSTCQFCQGQCLNILDSFHRQLMDSIRDRCLTDIVITLFLRADNVYHVNVRDLCSGCSLGCYLVTDAAIEEAMELGVFQEILTFSVIDVRNTIKSKNCALGISFEFHHASRQCGGCDSPLRGTCMAGKEYMARILGLPIQQLEYVYSVPQTYAKNTENNSRKPSRHLGVEFRRIQSHSVSTQTKSTCIKATKEIINLDADRLGLERGTRSYIRSTRPQGIPAVRNQKMLL; from the exons atggaaaaaccaTTTCCTTATTATAGTCTGAACTCCAACCAACCGCTAAATGAAGACTTTCATTTAGAAGATGAGATGttacaaaattcaaaaagaaaCTATACTTTTAGCACAGATCCTG ATTCCAATATAGCATATCAGCGGTACATGCAAATCCTCATCCGTGTGCAAAATTCCTTGCATCGAAGATTTCTCCCCAGTAGGACTCTGAATATTCCGGCCTCCCGTAGCCGTATCTCAGGTGGTGGATTTTGCAAGAAATCCAAAAAATCCgaaaaggtaaaaaaaaattcaaataagcAATGTGTCGACCAGCCTTCATGCGAAGCCGCTAATCCCTCGAAGCAAACTGATTGCACCACTTATGATGAAACTTCCTGTCCGTGCAATAAAAGTGTTTCCGATAAAAGCCCGAAAAGCCACTGCAGTTCTATGCCGGAACCCAATGAGTCGCCATGCTGCGTTGGACATGAGAACAAGCGCAGGAGCTGTGTGTCCTTTCAAGAGCCCATGGCCACGGATATTCCCATATATGATCCGCACTTCCGGGACTGCCCATGCATGGAGCCCGATGAATCCTGTCCGCCAGCCAACAACCCTTGTCGTGGCCAGGACCCACATAAGGATATCCCAAAAACTTGTCCCGGAGAACCGCCGAAAGTGCCGGTACCCAAAAAAAAGACGGAGTCATCCAGAAACCACGCAGGCTCACGACTTTGCATGAGACCGATAATTGTGGTGCCCACGGGTGGGAGCACTAAACCGCTTAAGAAGCATCAACCCAAGAATTCCCAAGTAGTTAGCGCAGATCACTCCAAGTCGCAGTCTGCAGCTCACTCGCATAGTTATAAAAGCTCCTCAAAGCACCAAGGAAAAAGCCAGCTTCCTGAAAAATCTTATAGCAGTAAGGATTCTTCAGCAAACTGTTGCCAGCCTTCAGTGGAAATCGAAGAGACTTGTTCAATTTTAAGCGACACTCCCAGTATCGAGGAATTTTCTCAGTGCCAGTGCACAGATCCATTCTGTTGTTTCTACTTACCAGAGGAGCCCCATTGCTCGACAAATCCACCGGCATGCACCAACTGCCCAGCTATATGCGACTTATCCAAGCAGTTGGAGGAAATGAATCGTCGTTTGGAGGGTCTTCAGAGCCAGGAACTCTGCGACATCCGCTCGCAGGTGAATATCCTCAATGCGAATGTTCAAAGTTTGGCCAACGAGTGCATTCAAAAAAGAGATTGTGCCAACAAGCTAGTCACGAAAGCGTCGAGCACCTGCCAGTTTTGCCAAGGGCAGTGTTTAAACATCCTTGATAGCTTCCACAGGCAACTGATGGACTCAATTAGGGATCGTTGCCTGACAGACATTGTAATAACCTTGTTTCTACGAGCAGATAATGTCTATCACGTAAATGTGAGGGATCTGTGCTCTGGCTGTTCCCTTGGTTGCTACCTGGTCACAGATGCGGCCATTGAGGAGGCCATGGAGTTGGGAGTCTTCCAGGAGATACTCACCTTCAGTGTAATTGATGTGCGGAATACCATCAAGTCGAAGAACTGCGCCTTGGGCATCTCCTTTGAATTCCATCATGCCAGTCGGCAGTGCGGTGGTTGTGATTCCCCACTTCGTGGAACCTGTATGGCAGGCAAGGAGTACATGGCCAGGATTCTCGGTCTTCCCATTCAGCAGCTGGAGTACGTGTACTCCGTTCCACAAACCTATGCCAAAAACACCGAAAACAATTCTAGGAAACCCAGTAGACATTTGGGAGTCGAATTCCGTAGAATTCAGTCGCACTCAGTTTCTACTCAAACGAAATCCACATGCATAAAAGCTACAAAGGAAATAATCAATTTGGATGCAGATAGACTGGGATTGGAAAGAGGGACAAGGAGCTATATAAGGAGCACAAGACCACAGGGTATACCCGCAGTTAGAAaccaaaaaatgttattataa
- the LOC6526858 gene encoding neural cell adhesion molecule 2, with product MRLIGFILNLAALTAVAWANHHESLSLSPAEHSVVRYTNESLIVQCRSPDPKVELHWKSPKGEIIREHKGRIHIEQTSAEQLKIVFAHIALADKGNWSCEAADGSLHSKSFDLIVYQKITFTENATVMTVKEGEKATILCEVKGEPQPNVTWHFNGQPISAGAADDSKFRILADGLLINKVTQNDTGEYACRAYQVNSIASDMQERTVLMKIEHKPIWSKTPFVSLKYAYINGTATLMCEALAEPPANFTWYRKHNKLHSNNRLYTIQSDSYWSSLTVHVLNTSAFDNYRCRARNDLGTIERTTRLEQGEKPPAPANFQLRGFNSNTFDVVLSAPRGPPDSPMGVNGFRIEYMTEMEFKTDAGKWTNARRKDYAFEEGATFLLTNLEPDTVYLVRAASRNLAGFSDFTKVEKYKTLSLEPRVSSGFEQTRNLCVELGLMTLMVAMRPFLG from the exons CTGTTGCCTGGGCCAACCACCATGAGAGCCTCTCCCTCAGTCCGGCGGAGCACAGCGTGGTGCGGTACACAAACGAATCCCTCATCGTCCAGTGCCGCAGTCCGGATCCAAAAGTGGAGCTCCATTGGAAATCGCCGAAAGGCGAAATTATTCGCGAGCACAAAGGACGCATTCACATTGAGCAAACATCGGCAG AACAATTGAAAATCGTTTTCGCCCACATCGCACTGGCCGACAAGGGCAATTGGTCCTGCGAAGCTGCTGATGGAAGTCTGCATAGTAAATCCTTCGATTTGATTGTGTACC AAAAAATTACATTCACGGAAAATGCCACCGTGATGACGGTCAAGGAGGGCGAGAAGGCCACCATCCTGTGCGAGGTGAAGGGCGAGCCCCAGCCGAATGTCACCTGGCACTTCAACGGGCAGCCCATCAGTGCCGGCG CGGCCGACGACTCCAAGTTCCGCATCCTGGCCGATGGTTTGCTCATCAACAAGGTAACACAGAATGACACCGGCGAGTACGCGTGCCGGGCATACCAAGTCAACTCGATTGCTTCCGATATGCAGGAGCGCACCGTTTTGATGAAAATCGAAC ACAAGCCCATTTGGTCCAAGACGCCATTCGTCAGCCTGAAGTACGCCTATATAAACGGAACCGCGACCCTAATGTGCGAGGCACTGGCGGAACCTCCGGCGAACTTCACGTGGTATCGCAAACACAACAAACtgcacagcaacaacaggctCTACACAATTCAGTCGGACAGCTACTGGTCAAGTCTGACCGTCCACGTGCTGAACACCAGCGCCTTCGATAACTACAGGTGCCGTGCCAGGAACGACCTGGGAACCATCGAGAGGACCACGCGACTGGAGCAGGGCGAGAAGCCTCCGGCTCCGGCCAACTTCCAGCTGCGAGGCTTCAATTCAAACACCTTCGATGTGGTTCTGAGTGCTCCACGAGGTCCGCCGGACAGTCCCATGGGGGTCAACGGGTTCCGCATCGAGTACATGACCGAAATGGAGTTCAAGACGGACGCGGGCAAGTGGACTAATGCCAGGCGGAAGGATTACGCCTTCGAGGAGG GTGCCACATTCCTTCTGACGAATTTAGAACCAGATACCGTCTACCTGGTGAGGGCCGCATCAAGGAACCTGGCCGGATTTAGTGACTTTACCAAGGTGGAGAAGTATAAGACACTCTCCCTGGAGCCGCGAGTCTCGTCGGGTTTTGAGCAGACCAGGAACCTGTGCGTGGAACTGGGTCTGATGACACTTATGGTCGCGATGCGGCCGTTCCTGGGATGA